A window of Cryptomeria japonica chromosome 3, Sugi_1.0, whole genome shotgun sequence contains these coding sequences:
- the LOC131874133 gene encoding probable WRKY transcription factor 2, whose translation MAVTGFSDGFLLDDVQISSAELKVFDNLDRRAFCFPDNNTQFSVLDFTQSLISYPCQTSYSSQSLSSPDNIEISSYSPEKSARYEGCENFEHHESDESHSSSKLKRVRSGDKDGILQCKNKRMKNVEKKSSQTQKIIIQVESEEVLDDGYKWRKYGEKSMENCRMPRCYYKCSDKKCSVKKRVEIKPLDNEILVITYDGIHNHPCPNPVYYVHVERRVYIPMQTESSGGGGGRVSKVGEGAREDDDPDDGGSAQPMRHGVWSMQLFGSPQVVEYAAFRFSPSLEVLCKGSLSLFPLVLPLAVLLGVLVFLGPLLYAWARVLPSLGFGVLSLKAVAAVWYLLPSREIVLLALTVSGSVCTWGSLLLPPPSFSPILRFNSAIVWP comes from the exons ATGGCGGTCACTGGATTTTCTGACGGTTTCCTATTAGACGATGTCCAAATTTCTTCTGCGGAATTAAAAGTCTTTGATAATTTAGATAGAAGAGCTTTCTGTTTCCCAGACAACAACACCCAGTTTTCAGTTTTAGATTTCACTCAATCACTGATTTCCTATCCTTGTCAAACATCATATTCGTCTCAATCCCTTTCTTCTCCTGATAATATTGAGATCTCTTCTTACTCTCCAGAAAAATCTGCCAGATATGAAGGGTGTGAAAATTTTGAGCATCATGAATCGGATGAGTCACATAGTAGCAGTAAACTTAAGAGAGTAAGAAGTGGTGATAAAGATGGGATATTGCAGTGCAAGAACAAACG CATGAAGAATGTTGAGAAGAAATCAAGCCAGACGCAGAAAATTATAATTCAAGTAGAAAGTGAAGAAGTTCTGGACGACGGGTACAAATGGAGAAAGTATGGAGAGAAATCGATGGAAAATTGCAGAATGCCAAG GTGTTATTATAAATGCTCAGACAAAAAATGCAGTGTGAAGAAACGGGTGGAGATAAAGCCTTTGGATAACGAAATACTGGTTATAACTTACGATGGGATTCATAATCATCCGTGCCCAAATCCCGTGTACTATGTTCATGTTGAGAGACGAGTTTACATACCCATGC AGACGGAGAGTAGCGGGGGAGGAGGAGGTAGGGTTTCTAAGGTTGGGGAAGGTGCAAGAGAAGATGATGATCCAGATGATGGTGGATCTGCTCAGCCTATGCGTCACGGGGTGTGGAGTATGCAGCTTTTCGGTTCTCCCCAAGTTGTGGAGTATGCAGCTTTTCGGTTCTCCCCAAGTTTAGAGGTTCTATGTAAAGGCAGTTTGTCTCTTTTCCCTCTGGTTTTGCCCTTGGCTGTGCTCCTTGGTGTCTTGGTGTTTTTGGGTCCTTTGCTCTATGCCTGGGCCCGTGTGCTCCCTTCTTTGGGGTTTGGCGTCCTGTCCTTGAAGGCGGTGGCTGCAGTTTGGTACTTGCTTCCATCACGTGAGATCGTCCTGCTTGCTCTCACAGTGTCGGGGAGTGTCTGCACTTGGGGATCCTTATTGTTGCCACCTCCTTCATTTTCCCCTATCTTACGATTTAACTCTGCCATCGTCTGGCCCTAG